The Dromaius novaehollandiae isolate bDroNov1 chromosome 3, bDroNov1.hap1, whole genome shotgun sequence genome includes the window CAGAAGTAGGGATGTACAACCCAACTGTGTTCCTGATGGAGTTCACTAAATTTATGAATGGATTTACATGATGCAAGTCCTCTGATAGCAAGAGAGGACCCTTCCTTTGTTCTTAAAACAAGAGTCTTAAATCTAGAAGAAGCAAGAAGCCACATATAAACTAGATTTAATATTAAGGAATTTTTTGAGGAGACACTCTTCAAATACATCGCTCAGCATTTAccagttctttttctctttcttactgcATGGTTCTCAAGAACAGAGCTCTTATCCTCCAGCACAGCATGTTTTGTGTAACAGCGTTATAATGCAGACTGTAATACACTGGTCTGAAAGGAATCACTATCATCGGCACCAAATCTAGACTTTTACACACTCCTCTTACTGTTTAAACAGGACTGGGTCTTTCTGAATAAATGATGTAACCCTAGCTTTATTGTGAAGACTCTTCCTAGGAGGCTGACTGCCAGTATCAGAGCAGTTAGTTTTCTATTCTCACTAATAAGAGACAGAATTGTTTGCTTAATACTACGTGCAGATGTTCTGGCTGTGATTATGAAAGAAGAGACTGTCTGAAAGCCAAAAATGAAGAGCTGCTACAGTAGCAAAAACTGGTGATAAGGCTTCCGTCAAACACATTTGTGGCCACTTCCAGTAAAAGCAGTTCAATATTATATGAAATAAACAGCTAGGAGGCATCCAGACTCCGTATCAATGATTTCCTATCTATCAAAAAACTGATGTGCAAGGACTTGACACCTCATATCATTTGGCAAAAAGGCAACATTACCAGATAATTTTACAAGCAAAATTAGAAACCATTCTGTCTGCTTTGCCCTATCTAGCCAACAGCCTGGTTATTTAATACACTACTGGCAAAAATTGCTGCTCTGTACATTTCCTAAATAGAAAGGTCTTTGTTGATCCAGTGATCTAACGATAGAAGAAAGTGACGGtctctagctctcttctgctcccctccACCCAAAAAAGAGGATATGTGTTGGATAAGAACAAATTTCTGACTTGACAGCTATCCAGGTCAGTTCAGAAAACTGATCTTAGGTGCCAAACTCaggtatgttttaaaaaatatgatcCTATCCAAAACTATATCTAGGATTAAATAATTCACTCAATGGagaaggacaatttttttttactttttttctcattattgaAACATTCCCTGGTCTTTCCCCAAACAGTGCTCTACTGAGAATATTATTCTCACAAAGTTAATGCTGATACTTAGAATCATTTTTTCCTATACCGTAAGGAATTATGCCATTCTTTAAGCTTAAACATTGAATAATCagaatcatatttttatttaaatattttggtcAATTGAGCTAGTGAAAATATTTACGATCATAAAGGAGAGTTGGGCTTTGTTGCCTTCCTAACAAGTGGCCAGCATATAGCTGTGTATGACACCAAAGTAAAACTTTCCTGTTCGTGCTTCAGAAGTAGAAGACACATCAAATTATTCTTCAGGCTTTTTAAGAGCTGGTGTGAAAGACTAGTGCCTAGTTTCCTACTTCTAATCCAGCTTCTCAAACTGGTAAACAATTTATCTGAGAATGTTCCAAAGCGGATCTGAGCAGAGCAGAAGATGTTGTAGTTTCCTGAGCCAGCGCAGCCCCCAGAAGGCCCCATGTTCTGCATGATGTGTCCAAGGGAACGGTCAGCGTTCTGTGCAAGTCACAAGCCAGATCAAAAATCTCCAGTGGGAAACCAGCGACTCTTTGTGAGTGGGACAGGGAGCTTCTGCAGAGCTGGTTGTGCCAATTCTCTGCAGTACTCATCTCCATAAGCAAGGCTGGCAGATACTAGATTGATGCACCTTACTGATGCACCATAAATTTACTGACTGCTGTCTTTTTCCTGTTGCATCTCAAAAACATAGCTAATTCTTGTTCACTGTGCTCAGACTCCCAGCATTAATGGGAATAAGCATATTTGTGTTAGTGGAACAATCAAAAAATATATCTATTAAATagtatcttcattttaaaaagtggctCGCCCTTCCATCTTTACATAAAGACAGATTATGAGCTACATTGGGCTGCTTCATGAAGCAATTACCATTGCAGTAGTGTCATCAGGACTagggattcccatgagcacttaAAGGCCAACCTGAAGTCAGCAGAACAGCAGATAGGAATGGATGTGCAAAGGCAGCCCAACCTCTACACTCTGTACAGTGCCAGCAAAGATGCCACGTGGGGCAGGGACACATTGCAGCCCAGAAGAATtgtggtcaaaaaaaaaaaaaaaaaaaaaaaaaaaaaaaaaaaagtgacattgcAATATCTGTATTCAAGGCTCCATTTGAAGGGATTTTTACCGTAGCAACCATCCCCTCTGCCTTCTGGTTCATAGTGTCCATTGCAGTGTGGAATGGACACCACCAGCAGTGGTGTCTCTGCTTCTGCTCACCTCTCCTACATCCCAGACTGGCCGCCTGATTCACCTGAGTTCTTTCTTTTCGCTTTTATTCTCATTAGATGACAgtaggtaaaataaaaaaaagagaaaggtaaCAGAGAATATCTGTGTGGGAAAACAAGATGCTGTTGCTCTGTAAAACAGCAGATACACAAAAGATCTTGAAGCAGAATAAAAGAACAGACTTCCAGAGGTGTGGTACCTCCTCAGAAGTTCACTATCCGACACTTGCTTGTGTGCCTAACACAGTTTAAACAGCCTGTGTTCTTCCAGAGGTTAAGTAAGGCACACAAAAGGCCACAGAAAGGCCAGGCTAccaaaaagagagagcaaaaataaaagatttgtCTTTGACAAACCAAGATCATGTGAATTTGTGCTATCCTGGCTGTTCCCCGCTACCTCCCTGCCTTGATAAACACAGGGTTGCTCTCACtttcctgcagaaaagaaaactgcaagCTCCAGCGCTCCCTCCCGTACCTTGCTCCAGCCTGGAGCAAAGTCCCTCACACCCACAGCCTGACAAAAGGAGAGATCTGGGGAGCCAGTTCCCTATAGGTTCACATACTATTTATTTGCAAGCCAAAGGGGAGGGTGTTAATGAAGGGTGAGGAAGCCTGAGGtataagaaggaagaaaggaagggagcaaacaaggaaaaagaaaagaggtagTGGCAGTAGGCAGTAACATGGGAGGGAATTGGCAGCCTTTTCCCTCCACCTTTCCCTAGTTCCTTGAAAGAAAGTAGAGCCTTGCTGCACATATGCATCTCTTCCCAAAAGTTTGTTCTCTGAGGAGGATTCAATATTTCTGTAGATGAGGTTATACCAATGCTTAGGAGTCAAGTtatctgtttttcatatttttaaacaaaaaactgCTGCCTCAGATTCTCAAGCAGAATGAATACTCACAGCCACTCAAAACCATTTAAAACATCAGAGGATCTTTAagggttttatttattatttgttttactggctgtaattttaaaacttttttcatcTTCTGTCATTCTCCTGACATTATAACCAATCCTGAGAGTTACTCTTGATTCTGTGATGACTGTAAAAACGCCATGACCAACtgagatttgtttctttttgtttttaaagctctaTAATAAGACTTTGCCTTTAAgaataatattaattttaaaagtacaGCTGGTTACATTGtagggtgtgggtgtgggtgtgcgCACGCGCACAAACATGTGTACATGCATGCAAATCTTCCCTGTGGATTTCAAGATCAGAAACTATCCCTTTCTGGTGGTGGCAAAGTAATAGCATCAGGGTGATTATGTCCATTTTTTTAAGAGCTCCAAGGGGTAGATCTGAAAAGCAAACCCCAGtcaataatgcaaaaaataatgagTTCTGTCCTCTGTGATCACATTGTTGTTCCTATCCcatgtcagaaaaaaattctgtagAGCTTTAGTGAGGTGCTTCTTTAGCATATACCCCAACAACCCTTCACAGTTTTATTCCTTGCTCTTAAATGGCTCTGTTGTCTCTCTGCCAACGATACTCTTCTTAGAAATCTCCTGGATATGTCTTCTTCCTAGTGGTATTCTTGACACTTTCTTTGGAGCTGCCCCTTTCATTTTCCTAATTGCTGCAATACTTTGATTCTATTATTATGAGATTTTGCAGATGGGTTGTAAGGTTGGGGGCATGTTTCAAGGCTCATTGAAGGACTGCAAATTTGCCTCATTCAGCGATCATTTAACCTTACCATAAGCACTTGCTGGTGGAGCAGCGGCAAACAGTGTTACATCTCCTATAATTCATTAGTCTTTGTGTAAGAATTGGGCCTTATATTGCCTGTGGAATGTCAGGAGTTTCTGTGATAAGTTAAAAGTTGTCCTTTGACACAAATACCAACTCCGGCTTTATTATTCTAGAGTATCTCTCTTTTAAGTGCTAGGTTTtgctaaaatatacataaaatttGGCTAAACTCTCTGAGgaaagttttattattttaattattacaaTGAGggtattatttttgtattttagaatAGATGGTTTCCCAATAAGCATCCCTTTTCTCCTGTAATGCACTCCATCCTCCACCATAGCAGAGAACACATATTCTAAGTTCTGTAGTTTTCTATGGGGAACAAAATATTGGAGGGATTAAACATCGAACATGAAAGACCAGCTCATCCAATAGTTGCCTTattatcaaaatgaaaaaagtctgTTGAAGCTATAGCAttgtactttaaaacaaaagcagatttagaataaaaatttaaatatgaTGAAATTCTAGGGTCAAGAGGTCCACCGCTCCCATTCTGTTGCTTTAAAATGAGTGAATGACCCGTATgcacatttaaacaaaaagttcTGTGTATGAAGACCATGCAAGTTTTGTTTCtaggtatttttttcatattttattttttaaatattaactatCAGATAAAATCTAACAAAGATCAAACTATGCTGACAAAATTTTCCAGTTAAGTACTACCGCATCAGTCTATTTTCCTGTCTTAAGTATTGTCTGAAGCCACTTTTCCACTCAAATTTTCATAATAGATAGGAATTAAGAGTGGAACACCATTTGAAGACCAGTTTTTAAGGGAAGACTGTAAAATTACATGTCTAACTTTTGTGAACCATTCATTGGTTTATGCTAAAAGAAATTTTGTCAACACTAGGTGGAAATATCAATAAAAGTTATCTGATCTCTGCAAACTAGTTTTCATTTGACATGCAGATGTCAATATTGATAACATCTGCAAGTTGGAAGGACACATATTTATGAGAGCTAGTTCCCATAAATCTTAGATTTTATCATATTTGAAGCTTCCTTCTAAATAGGAACAGTGAACTTATAAGTGAAAGTCCAGTCTGTGCCTGTCAATAAATGAATTTTATCACTCACTGTGGTAGGAGTATGATTGTATCTATGATATATAAATATGCTTGAAATTCCAAATGGAATTTTCTAGGTAGGCTTGGTAAGTTTTTCTACTTCTATCAGATATTGTTTTTTTCAGGGTGGGAAGAAATCATCGGAGGGTTATGGCTGGTATCACACATGAATATGTGTTTCATAAGTAGTTCATGCAATACCATGCACCTTCCTTACTGTAATGGAACTATGAGTCCTTATAgcaataaatatttcttcagcaAGTGATCCAAGTGGTTAAACCtacaattttaataaaatataagaTTCTGATTCAAAACAGCAGTCAATCAGCTGCATATTTCCAGTTTCCTACTGATATGATGATACAAAGCGAAAGTAATAAGGATTATTTTAGGAGACTTActtgctttgtctttttaatgTGTATTACAAAAAACATGTATAATACACATCAGTTCAAGTATACTATTTTCCTCTGTTATTATACAGCACTTAGCTAGGGATCCCTACTGTTCCAAGTAACTATAAATTGACTCAAACCAGTAATAGTCTGCAGTGATAATAAAATGATTTATTGTCTGCATATTTTGTAAGTTACATTCATTCTGAAAAAATAGTAAAGTGTCTTCAGATCTATTTTATATATAAGGAATAGTTTCATCATCAAAGCTACAGACAATCAAATGTAGAATAAACAATGACTTTAGACATCAAACAAACCAAGGGATAGCATTCTTCCGTGTGTTGTTTGGCAGCTCCAGAGCATCCAAAACATCATTAAAAGTAAAGGATACCTTTTAACGGTTTTAGTAGAATTTCTATATtgtgatatattaaaaatgtgaaagaaaaaggaaagattctGTCAAAGGTCaaatattttgtaatgttttttcatttcctctcattctctgGTAAGCTGCTAGAAAAGCATACCGTTTTGCTTGGGAGCAACCTTCAGAGATTGTTTTAATGTAATTTGTACAAGCTTAGCACATTCTTTTTCTCACACTTTTACACTTCTATGAAGTAATCTGGAAATGTATCCATCTGATCAAACAGGTTTATCTAAAGTAGCACTGCACCCAGAATGAGCCAATTAATTAGTAAAGATGGGCTCTCTTCAGCTGCACACTCATTTTCAAATTTATTGAAGTAAAGGATTTACAGCATATGCAACTCACAGACTTCTCATGAGTTAAACTGGCATCCATATGTACAGCTTTCAGTAGAGAACTCTAGAGTAATATTTACAATGTAAATATCAACTTTTATTACATAAGAAACAAATATATCACAACTTTCACTTCACAAACATATTTGTTCTGGTTTGATGACTAAAGTCAGCTCTTTGAAATACTATGTGGAACTCAAAAATAACTTGTTCTTGTCATAGACTTTACCAGGCATCTTTCAGAGgttctgaaaagcaaaggagaaacatGTTTTTAGAAGAGTCATTTTCGTAAGTGGTTGCAACATGAAACGTATAAACGCAGACAAGATGTAGACAAGAACCAAGGCTTGCCAAAATCCCTCACTGCACAGGGGACTGGCAAATATGAGCGACTCCCATTGGTGGAGGTGGAGCTATTCACAGGAGCTTAATGTGTGTTACACTCAGCAGCcagtgtttgcaggatcaggaaGGACAGAAGGATTAGGCAAAACGTTACTGCACATTGGCCCATTGTGCAGAATAGCCTGCAATCAAAGCAACTCTGTCCTTGAAATGGACAGCCGAATTCAGGTTGCTCAATACACACTGCATCAACAATTTGGCATTTGTGATAAAATGACCAATAGCTAGAAATGCTGATGAAAAGATTCACTTATAGGAAAATCTGGATCATCAGTACAGTCcatcaaaaaggaaaggaataaaaatatttccaggaaCAGACCAATGACCTACTGGGCCAGTATTCTCTCTCATTTAGTCAATGCCAGATGTTTTAGTAGGTGTAAAATCCAGAAGCAAGTATTTTTGGAATAATCTGCTTagaaagaacatttctttcaAGAATCCCATCACTTAGAAATTGTTTTACTCCTTGAAGCGTAAGCAGTTGATGTCCTTTCTAATCTTTTGGATCTCTAGAGAAACTACCACATTTATGGTaagaaaaagagcattttcttttAGTACCTGAAGGAATCAACAGTGTGGAGAAATGCATGGGGttgcttttttccaaatattatCTTCAAGAGTgcacttttttcttattttaattcgGACACAACTGAATACCAAAACACACCTTATCATCAATTTTATAATATACTTTCAAGAATATCAGGTCTGATTCATTTCCGTATTACCCTTTGAATTTCATGCCCCTGAAAGTCCTGTGAAGTAGACGGATTGTTCTCTGAAGAAATAATAatctttataattaaaaatgagTCAATTTGGATTTTACGCTGCAGTGAACACAATCTGAAACACCCAAGTGAGTTAGGTACATTATTAACAGTTCCATTTAATTAGGAATTTTCAGTAAGAGCAATCAGGGGATCACTTAATTATTCTTATTAAAATGATTATTATATTCAGATACAATCCCTATAGAAACACAGCACTCCATGGAACATGGCTCTTTCCATAAAGACTCTGCTTTCCTGAGAGGCCACATTTCATGTATGATTAATCTCACTGGATGGGTAAAGTTAACTAACAGCAACAGTAAAGTAAACCTGGACATACCAGTGGGTACTGGCCCAGCAGCTCATCTACAGAAATATCGTCATAGTTTTCTGAAAAGGAAGGTTCAAGAAGTTCTGCTTCATCTCGAAGTTTAGCAGGGTTTAGCTCTTCCTGGCTGTTGTGGATCAGAAACAAATTTTATTGCCCTCAGAAGACAAAGCAGATAAGCAAACAGCACCTTGTTCTAACTGTAGCAATTGTATCTTTCATTACACTTATACAGCAGTATTTTAAATCACATGAAACAGCATGTCTAACAGCTATAGAGACattatatttaaagcaaaaagcagTGGTCTCAAAGAGTGAGTCTTCAATAGAATATACGCCCTTCAAAAATACATACTGGCATTTTTCACCTATACTGATTAGGACATATGATCTTCTTTCTGGGACTTCTAAATGTTCATTTTAACAGTAGTTAAACTAAAGGTAAATTTTGAACAAATAGtgtattttcattataaaactATTGCTCATGTTCCATAGCTCTGTGGATTCTTCCTTAAGAGGCTTGctataaataaaagcattttaagaatATGTGAGAAGCTTTTTAACATTTCCAGATGCTAAGTCTCTTCTTTATTGTTTCACTCTAATCTGATTGTGATGTCTGCTCTAGTCTGGAAGAAAATGcagtctgtattttaaaactatgTTATAAACCGTATTATAAAGTCATTACTGTTCATTGTCTTTTGCTTGTCTTCTCTGTGTAAGTATGTGGGTATAAATCTTTTCTGTCTTAATGCCATACAAGTACGGAAAGTATACATATTTGCTTTCTTGCAATACCTTCTTTTTCCAGTTAAAACTGAGTTTAAGTATTTCTTCACGGCCATTTGCTTTCGGAAGCGGCTGTAGTTGTCAGTGAAGACAGCATCAGAGTGGCGTTTGACAGGACTGTCCTGGGAGCTAGCAATAtgcaacaattaaaaataaataaactaaaataCATAATCGATTTAAAAGAAGATATTATAAAAATGAGTGAGGTAAACTTTATAATGTTGGctagctaaataaaataaaattttcattacaGCTTTCATTGCCAACTATGACTTTggaatttcctttcttctcttgaaAAGAAGTCACTCTGCTGCCATGGCTTACTATGCATTTTAATAACAAGCGTCAGATCCTAAGGATCTACATTCAGTCCTTTGGACAAACCTTCCACTGACTTCCTTCTCCTGAACAATCTTGCCATGACCCATGCAAATCTTACTGAAAGAATTCCAGTGTTTGTGTCATAGGAATTCTGCATGATCAAATGGTTGAGTGTGGATTTTATGATTACTGCCTATGCATTCTCATAGCCTAGGTTACTCTTTTTAATAAATTGACTCTAATCTGATTTCTTCTATTTGTGCAAATATATTTCAGTACGATGCCAAGGTGCGCACCTAAAGATCACATTTTAAGGCCCTGGTCATTGTTCCCCGTGAACTCAGTGCAGACTGAGCCTGCCTCTGAAAAAATCAGGAgtgtaacatcaaatatttaGCTGCAAATGTTTGTTTTAAGGAAGTATCAGAAAACAAAGCACACCTTCTGAAATTCAAACTTAGAGTCATATTTGTCCATGCATGATCTTGGGAACCTTCAGCTAGTGTGTTCTGCTTTAATGATCTACATTAATTTACAGCATATGAGAAACTGGTCCTATATGTTCTGGAACAAAGGCAGCATTGATATAAATGCTTAGAAACTGTTTACAGACAAAGGCAGCCTTCAGATAACTAAGTAAAAATAGAGGACCTAATTTTCATTCAGCTTTTGAGCATATGAAGTAGGCATTCATAAGCACTGTCATATTGGGTTAGACCAAAGTATCTTATTAGTCTGTTCCCAAGAGTGTCCAGTAGCTGCTGCTTAGGGTTATAAAAACAAGGGAAGTACACAGTGATTCTTCTCAGCATCCTGCATTCATTAGTTTATGGGCTCCCTAGTCTTGAAGTTGCATCTGGACCCTTGTCTATGAATATCTTCTTTTTGAATCTTTCTGTAACACAGATCTCCCAAAGTGCTCTGGCAATATGCTctacagtgggaaaaaaatcattcctttttGTTGTCACTTTAAATCAATTGTGTGTTAATTTTATTCAGTGTTCCCCTGTTTTAATATAAGAAGTACTGAATAATCAGTCATCTTGTATTTAATTTTGCCATTCATCCACCAAGCTAGCATACAGACTATCAGAATGTACAATTTAACTAAGCTGTTACATAAAAAAGAGCAAATTGGCCAGATGATCTTTGTAATATTGCCAGTATTTATTATCAGTGCTATGTGCAGTGTCTGTTGCTCTACTCCTCACAGCTGTACAGAAATAAAGAGCAATGTATTCATTTAATAACAAATACCATTTAGCTGTTACATAGGATTTTTGGTTCCCCATTATTACATCAGTTTCTCTGTCATTATCTCTAAATTGCAAAATGAGAAATTGGGTATAAAAGGGTAAAAAATTGCCAATGAAGCCAGCTAGGAAAAGAGTCTACCTAATATAAGCGTCACCTCACCTAACTCGTTTTCTAATAAGCGAATGCAGATATCTCTTCACAGCAAGTTTAGCCAAAAGATGGCTGTAGACGCTGGTGAAAATTCCATCAGCATGCCTTGCATTTCTGAAATGGACAATAAACAAACTCTACAATGCAACCTGGGTCACACCATTTTGATAACTTTCATTTTGTCAACATGCTGCTTTCCTTAAGTTATCTTTTGAACATGAAAAATTAAGCTAATTTCATAAAACAACTTCTAGATTTTCACAATATATTTTTTAGCCCTTACAAGAAGTGAATGCACTCATCAGGCCAGAATGGAAtttgttcttcctttcctacATCTCTAACAGTTTGAAAATGTGACTGAGCTAAGTGTTGCAAAAGCATTCTCCACTTTTGACATAATTCAAGCAAGCATCatcatttgtatttattataaCAAAAAACTCACCTATCAATAATTCTGGACAGATCAAAATAGAATTTCTCATTTTCAGGTAGTGTGCTCTGCAAAATGTCTGATTCAGACTTTTGTGACCCACGGGCATGGTCGGGTTCACTGGCTCCATCAAATGGCATTCTGTTTACCAACCTATTGGAGAAGAAAACCATGGAAAATACAGTTAGCTGAGGATATGCAACATTGTCTCTTTCACTTCAACTTACATTCAGGTTTGTTTCAAAATGTACATCTACAAGCTTCTTTAGTCTGTAAGAGATGTCAAAGTAGTCTGGATAAAAATTCTACAAAAATCACTTTCAGCTTTAATCCATACTCAGTGATACAGCAGAGTAACTGACATAACAGGTCT containing:
- the VIP gene encoding VIP peptides isoform X1 codes for the protein MEHRGTSPLLLALALLSALCWRARALPPRGAAFPAVPRLVNRMPFDGASEPDHARGSQKSESDILQSTLPENEKFYFDLSRIIDRNARHADGIFTSVYSHLLAKLAVKRYLHSLIRKRVSSQDSPVKRHSDAVFTDNYSRFRKQMAVKKYLNSVLTGKRSQEELNPAKLRDEAELLEPSFSENYDDISVDELLGQYPLNL
- the VIP gene encoding VIP peptides isoform X2, producing the protein MEHRGTSPLLLALALLSALCWRARALPPRGAAFPAVPRLVNRMPFDGASEPDHARGSQKSESDILQSTLPENEKFYFDLSRIIDSSQDSPVKRHSDAVFTDNYSRFRKQMAVKKYLNSVLTGKRSQEELNPAKLRDEAELLEPSFSENYDDISVDELLGQYPLNL